The following are from one region of the Corynebacterium hindlerae genome:
- a CDS encoding carbohydrate ABC transporter permease, with product MKTARNYLEVVLILVWGLAPFYWMVVTAFRDKRYTFDTTPWPTHVTLNNFKEALATDKGNDFLGAIGNSLLVGFVTTLLAVAVGVFTAYALARLEFKGKGFVTGIVLAASMFPGIALVTPLFQLFGNLEWIGTYRALIIPNISFALPLTIYTLVSFFRQLPWELEEAARVDGATRGQAFRLVLLPLAAPALFTTAILAFIATWNEFMIAQQLSTNATEPVTVAIARFSGPNSFEYPYASIMAAGALVTIPLVIMVLIFQRRIVAGLTAGGVKA from the coding sequence GTGAAAACTGCACGTAACTACCTGGAAGTAGTCCTCATTTTGGTGTGGGGATTGGCGCCGTTTTATTGGATGGTGGTCACAGCGTTTCGCGATAAGCGCTACACCTTCGACACCACCCCATGGCCAACCCACGTCACGCTGAACAATTTCAAGGAAGCGCTCGCGACGGACAAGGGCAATGATTTCCTGGGCGCGATCGGTAATTCCTTGCTTGTCGGCTTTGTTACCACGCTGTTGGCAGTGGCAGTAGGTGTGTTTACTGCATATGCATTGGCCCGCCTGGAGTTTAAGGGCAAGGGGTTTGTCACGGGCATTGTGTTGGCGGCGTCTATGTTCCCGGGCATTGCGCTGGTGACTCCGTTGTTCCAGCTGTTCGGCAACTTGGAGTGGATCGGTACGTATCGCGCGCTGATCATTCCGAATATTTCCTTCGCCCTGCCGCTGACGATCTACACGTTGGTGAGTTTCTTCCGCCAGCTGCCGTGGGAGTTGGAGGAAGCGGCCCGCGTGGACGGTGCGACGCGCGGCCAGGCTTTCCGTCTGGTGCTGCTGCCTCTTGCAGCGCCGGCGCTCTTTACGACGGCCATCCTCGCGTTCATCGCCACGTGGAACGAATTCATGATCGCCCAGCAGCTGTCTACCAATGCAACGGAGCCGGTAACGGTGGCTATTGCCCGTTTCTCGGGCCCGAACTCCTTCGAGTACCCTTATGCCTCAATCATGGCCGCTGGTGCGCTGGTGACCATCCCGCTGGTGATTATGGTGCTGATTTTCCAGCGCCGTATTGTTGCGGGCCTGACCGCTGGTGGCGTGAAGGCCTAA
- a CDS encoding HypC/HybG/HupF family hydrogenase formation chaperone, which translates to MCLGIPAKITHLELGLMPTATIDVAGQIRQCCTAYVPEAQVGDYVLIQNGFAMSVLSEEDALASLEAIQEHHLLPATTPDNDGSNHQH; encoded by the coding sequence ATGTGTCTAGGTATTCCGGCTAAGATCACCCACCTGGAGCTGGGCCTCATGCCTACCGCCACCATCGATGTTGCGGGGCAGATCCGGCAATGCTGTACCGCGTATGTACCCGAGGCGCAGGTGGGGGACTATGTGCTCATCCAAAATGGCTTTGCCATGAGCGTGCTTTCCGAAGAAGACGCCCTGGCTTCCCTGGAAGCGATCCAGGAGCACCACCTACTTCCGGCCACGACGCCAGACAACGACGGTAGTAATCACCAACACTAG
- a CDS encoding nickel-dependent hydrogenase large subunit encodes MSTTTLQLDHFVDPFEARVVYQKDDSGAIVDARFDLSGLPRLDPMLVGKPVDTVPDVVKRLCGICPVTHHLAGVRALDALYGADVPETARLVRDLLNCGSILDAVAPKLFATHRDLAVSLKKAGKLAMSAAGCAGHFPDVAVPGGVRAPADTQLCAETRATLPALIDAIGTLPEDPDWEDTFTGISLALISGENLAALGNTVVTSEGQRFTATEFAAAVVETNPGQPAPRPELAGRRYRVGPVAQAHVLGQGLGTHSALKAMLLRVVHEIEQIVVHPATCAGDIRAEGRLRAGVGVGLAEGPRGLLVHRYEADEQGRVTECQILTPTAQNEWWLAQMLQESLIAERPLEQSIRTADPCLPITQAPEGAMGITVAEQD; translated from the coding sequence TTGAGCACAACGACATTGCAGCTCGACCACTTTGTCGATCCTTTCGAAGCTCGCGTGGTCTACCAAAAGGACGACTCAGGGGCCATCGTTGACGCGCGGTTTGACCTCTCTGGCCTGCCACGATTGGACCCGATGCTAGTGGGCAAACCGGTTGACACCGTTCCGGACGTCGTGAAGCGCCTGTGCGGCATTTGCCCGGTGACGCACCACCTCGCTGGTGTTCGCGCGCTCGATGCGTTGTACGGTGCCGACGTGCCAGAGACCGCCCGGCTCGTCCGTGACCTGCTTAATTGTGGCTCCATTCTGGATGCCGTTGCGCCGAAGCTGTTCGCTACGCACCGGGACCTCGCGGTGTCGCTGAAGAAGGCCGGCAAACTCGCGATGTCCGCAGCGGGGTGCGCCGGGCATTTCCCCGATGTTGCCGTGCCAGGAGGAGTGCGCGCCCCCGCCGACACGCAGCTCTGTGCAGAAACGCGCGCCACGCTGCCCGCGCTTATCGACGCCATAGGCACCCTTCCCGAAGACCCCGACTGGGAGGACACCTTCACGGGTATCAGTCTGGCACTGATATCCGGGGAGAATCTCGCGGCCCTCGGCAACACCGTCGTCACCAGCGAAGGACAGCGATTTACCGCCACGGAATTCGCCGCTGCTGTGGTAGAGACCAATCCTGGTCAGCCAGCGCCCCGGCCCGAGCTTGCCGGTCGGCGTTACCGAGTGGGGCCGGTGGCCCAGGCGCATGTACTTGGTCAGGGGCTCGGCACGCACAGTGCTCTCAAAGCGATGCTGCTGCGCGTCGTTCACGAGATTGAGCAGATCGTGGTTCACCCTGCCACGTGCGCCGGTGACATCCGCGCAGAAGGCAGGCTGCGCGCAGGTGTTGGGGTAGGCCTGGCCGAAGGGCCCCGCGGCTTGCTGGTTCACCGCTACGAGGCAGATGAGCAAGGACGGGTGACCGAGTGCCAAATCCTCACTCCCACTGCACAAAACGAATGGTGGCTGGCCCAAATGTTGCAAGAGTCCCTTATTGCGGAGCGGCCCCTGGAACAGTCCATCCGCACAGCCGACCCGTGCCTGCCGATCACCCAAGCACCGGAAGGAGCGATGGGCATCACCGTCGCTGAACAGGATTAG
- a CDS encoding hydrogenase maturation nickel metallochaperone HypA/HybF yields MHELGILTGVVSTVTEAAAGREIRSVGLRVGMRSGVIEEALHSSWPIAIAGTACADATLQIEMIPATVYCPACETEQPIDEFFALTCPVCGTPTADLRHGREFEVAFVDVET; encoded by the coding sequence ATGCATGAACTTGGTATTTTGACGGGCGTTGTCTCCACCGTAACCGAGGCTGCTGCGGGGCGTGAGATCCGGAGCGTCGGTCTGCGAGTGGGGATGCGTAGCGGGGTAATCGAGGAGGCGCTACACTCCTCATGGCCCATCGCCATCGCCGGCACCGCCTGCGCCGATGCCACGCTGCAGATTGAGATGATTCCGGCAACCGTATATTGCCCAGCATGCGAAACGGAGCAACCGATTGACGAATTTTTCGCCCTCACCTGCCCCGTCTGTGGCACCCCGACCGCCGATTTACGGCACGGCCGGGAGTTTGAAGTCGCGTTCGTGGATGTGGAAACCTAA
- a CDS encoding HyaD/HybD family hydrogenase maturation endopeptidase: MAKVTVIGIGNPIMTDDAVGLAILRRLQGGSDDELAWVPSRHQAPSSPVDDDVEYIDGGTSGMELLPLIQDAQDLLILDALAGPGAPGSVVTLVGDQIPRLLNSKLSPHQVGLLDLLSAARLLGREPERVGVVGIVVQDTDLNVGMTPEVKAAIPEAVVAARAQVQEWLG; encoded by the coding sequence GTGGCGAAAGTGACCGTCATCGGCATCGGCAACCCGATCATGACAGACGACGCAGTGGGCCTGGCTATTCTGCGTCGTCTGCAGGGCGGGTCCGACGACGAGTTGGCCTGGGTCCCCTCCCGGCACCAAGCCCCAAGCAGCCCCGTTGACGACGATGTCGAGTACATCGACGGCGGCACCTCTGGCATGGAACTGCTGCCCCTGATTCAAGACGCCCAGGACCTGCTAATCCTGGACGCCCTCGCTGGACCTGGCGCCCCCGGATCAGTGGTGACGTTGGTGGGGGATCAGATTCCTCGGCTGCTCAACTCGAAGTTGTCGCCGCACCAGGTGGGGCTGTTGGATCTGTTGTCTGCTGCGCGACTTCTCGGCAGGGAGCCGGAACGCGTTGGTGTGGTGGGCATCGTGGTGCAGGACACCGACCTGAACGTAGGGATGACTCCCGAAGTCAAGGCCGCGATCCCCGAGGCTGTGGTGGCCGCGCGCGCTCAGGTGCAGGAGTGGCTCGGTTAG
- the cybH gene encoding Ni/Fe-hydrogenase, b-type cytochrome subunit, translating into MTASVRATKRDIRIAQVYSAGKYTPEEILRFAAAAPSGTTDPVEQALQREAGTVVATEYVPVNPDSKYSLASIEQGARKQLVMRGETNTVLEKASMERTAKRDFVDNFEAARILGHRILTVAVADVDEVGQKSQYYVEGFISFGIDKPEEHGHEGNNQWVRVQLWSRSLRFQHWANVFLIILMSLTGYYIMDPFFGGQPTNPGEVGYLMGYIRFAHFLAGFAWIAMGVWRLSLWLFSRQRQLRWRSLWPFDSKRDVDGLWDTILYYVFAKKEHPTYLAHNPLQQLAYTAIYILCIVQLLTGLALFGLYEQTSWFWVIFSYPVHWLGIPFVRVIHAALMFILWAFVVIHVYLAVRADNQETLGGVSSMINGGVWVRKGTVPRDAHRIGEV; encoded by the coding sequence ATGACTGCCTCAGTAAGAGCAACAAAGCGAGACATCCGCATCGCCCAGGTCTACTCTGCGGGTAAGTACACCCCGGAGGAGATTCTGCGGTTTGCTGCCGCAGCCCCGTCGGGAACCACGGACCCCGTCGAACAGGCGCTGCAGCGGGAAGCCGGCACGGTGGTAGCCACCGAGTATGTTCCGGTGAATCCGGACAGCAAGTATTCGCTGGCGAGCATCGAACAGGGGGCGCGGAAGCAGCTGGTCATGCGGGGTGAGACCAACACGGTGCTCGAAAAGGCTTCGATGGAACGCACTGCGAAGCGTGACTTCGTGGACAACTTTGAGGCTGCCCGCATTCTCGGTCACCGCATCCTCACGGTTGCGGTAGCGGACGTTGATGAGGTGGGGCAGAAGTCCCAGTACTATGTGGAAGGCTTCATTTCGTTCGGCATTGACAAGCCGGAAGAGCACGGGCACGAAGGCAACAACCAGTGGGTGCGCGTACAACTGTGGTCTAGGTCGTTGCGCTTCCAACACTGGGCCAACGTGTTCCTCATCATCCTGATGAGCTTGACCGGCTATTACATCATGGATCCGTTCTTCGGCGGGCAGCCCACCAACCCCGGTGAGGTCGGCTACCTGATGGGGTATATCCGTTTCGCGCACTTCCTCGCAGGTTTCGCCTGGATAGCGATGGGCGTGTGGCGCCTGAGTTTGTGGCTGTTTTCCCGGCAACGGCAGCTTCGCTGGCGCTCCCTGTGGCCATTCGACTCCAAACGTGACGTCGATGGGCTGTGGGACACCATCTTGTATTACGTGTTTGCGAAGAAGGAACACCCAACTTACCTGGCGCACAACCCGCTGCAGCAGCTCGCATACACCGCGATCTACATCCTGTGCATTGTCCAGCTTCTGACGGGCTTGGCGCTGTTCGGGTTGTATGAGCAGACGAGCTGGTTCTGGGTAATTTTCAGCTACCCAGTGCACTGGTTGGGCATTCCGTTCGTACGAGTGATTCACGCGGCGCTGATGTTCATCCTGTGGGCCTTCGTGGTGATCCACGTGTACCTTGCCGTGCGCGCGGATAATCAGGAAACCCTGGGTGGCGTGTCCTCCATGATTAACGGTGGCGTGTGGGTCCGTAAGGGAACTGTGCCTCGCGACGCACACCGGATCGGTGAGGTCTAG
- a CDS encoding nickel-dependent hydrogenase large subunit: MATERVVIDPLTRIEGHLRLELESNGGKIDKAWAETTQFRGIETIVKDRDPRDVWAFVGRICGVCTGVHSVASVAAVEDAIGSHPPKQGQMIRQLVLGSHGIHDHVVHFYHLHALDWVNVVSAAEADPEKTVEFAKSIGSTWKLNTEAKFAKVKKTLQDVLASGQLSIFTNGYWDHPDYRLPAEANLMAVSHYLDALEFQRSIIRISTVFGGKNPHPNFLVGGMACSIDPDKSETVNEISLNNIREWVREIDEFVNECYVPDALAIMSVYKDYFDIGKSSDSMMAVGMQGTVYAGAVKNGRPASTPNKNVKPGIFLDGDFRTVHPFDESKIEEFVSSAWYSYEEGDDAGLHPSVGETTVNYTGPKPPYEWLADDPKYTWSKAPRYDGRPMQMGPVARVLLAYAQNEPKTKQLLDDAMFKLGISLEQMNSTAGRTLARAIEAATNADQMINQLLPEFIDGISNGDIDVFDSTKWEPSSWPKECSGYAFVEVARGCLSHWVTIEDEKVTRYQAVVPTTWLASGRDPKGDLGPYEEALSGDGKHPLVDPEQPLEPMRTIHSFDPCMACAVHVLDPEGKPLFQVMTS, translated from the coding sequence ATGGCTACTGAACGCGTTGTCATTGACCCGCTGACCCGTATTGAGGGCCACCTGCGACTCGAGTTGGAGAGCAACGGTGGAAAGATCGACAAGGCCTGGGCAGAAACCACCCAGTTCCGTGGCATCGAAACCATCGTGAAGGATCGCGACCCGCGCGACGTATGGGCCTTCGTTGGCCGTATCTGCGGCGTCTGCACCGGCGTTCACTCCGTCGCATCGGTTGCCGCGGTGGAGGACGCCATTGGGTCCCACCCACCAAAGCAAGGACAGATGATTCGCCAGCTGGTGCTCGGCTCCCACGGTATTCACGACCACGTGGTGCACTTCTACCACCTCCACGCGCTGGACTGGGTGAACGTCGTATCCGCTGCTGAGGCTGATCCGGAAAAGACCGTAGAGTTTGCCAAATCCATTGGATCGACATGGAAGCTGAACACTGAGGCCAAGTTCGCCAAGGTGAAGAAGACCCTGCAGGACGTCCTGGCTTCGGGCCAGCTGTCGATCTTCACCAACGGCTACTGGGATCACCCGGACTACCGGCTTCCCGCAGAGGCGAACCTCATGGCGGTGTCGCACTACCTGGATGCCCTGGAGTTCCAGCGTTCCATCATCCGGATCTCCACCGTCTTTGGTGGTAAGAACCCGCACCCGAACTTCCTGGTCGGCGGCATGGCCTGTTCGATCGACCCGGATAAGTCCGAAACCGTTAACGAGATTTCCCTCAACAACATCCGCGAATGGGTTCGGGAAATCGACGAGTTCGTCAATGAGTGTTACGTCCCGGATGCCCTCGCCATCATGAGCGTGTACAAGGACTACTTCGATATCGGAAAGTCCTCGGACAGCATGATGGCCGTCGGCATGCAAGGCACGGTGTATGCCGGCGCTGTGAAGAACGGTCGCCCGGCCTCCACGCCAAACAAGAACGTCAAACCAGGCATCTTCCTCGATGGCGATTTCCGCACTGTGCACCCATTCGACGAGTCCAAGATCGAAGAGTTCGTCTCCTCTGCCTGGTACTCCTACGAAGAAGGCGACGACGCCGGCCTGCACCCATCGGTGGGCGAGACCACCGTGAACTACACCGGACCGAAGCCACCGTACGAATGGCTCGCAGACGATCCGAAGTACACGTGGTCCAAGGCGCCTCGCTACGACGGTCGCCCCATGCAAATGGGCCCAGTCGCCCGCGTGCTGTTGGCTTACGCGCAAAACGAGCCGAAAACCAAGCAGCTGCTTGACGACGCCATGTTCAAGCTGGGCATCTCGCTGGAGCAGATGAACTCGACCGCTGGTCGCACGCTGGCTCGCGCCATCGAAGCGGCAACAAACGCCGATCAGATGATCAACCAGCTGCTGCCGGAATTCATTGACGGTATCAGCAATGGCGACATCGATGTCTTTGACTCCACCAAGTGGGAGCCGAGCTCCTGGCCAAAGGAATGCTCCGGCTACGCCTTCGTCGAGGTTGCCCGCGGCTGCCTGAGCCACTGGGTCACCATCGAGGACGAGAAAGTCACTCGCTATCAGGCCGTAGTCCCCACCACGTGGCTGGCTTCGGGCCGTGACCCGAAGGGTGATCTCGGGCCTTACGAAGAAGCTCTCTCCGGCGACGGCAAGCACCCACTGGTGGATCCTGAGCAGCCGCTGGAGCCAATGCGCACGATCCACTCCTTCGACCCATGCATGGCCTGTGCCGTCCACGTCCTGGACCCAGAAGGCAAACCATTATTCCAGGTGATGACCTCATGA
- a CDS encoding hydrogenase small subunit, translated as MNFGTNWQGETLAENLELRGVPRRDFLKMCGGLAGVFAVGSPLAQMPEAAAEEIANKLGAVKKPNVVWLQLQECTGCMESTIRSGGATVEQLVLELLSVNYNDLVMAASGTGAEKALEDTNREPHILVVNGSVPLKDDGIYCTIGGKSVEQVLKEAAENATVVLAVGACAVYGSVQAAKPNPTGAVGVDEIIKDKPVINVSGCPPIGEVITASLTYILTHGEAPEVDAEGRPLFAYDQRIHDSCPRRAHFDAGQFVCAFDDEGARNGWCLYEVGCKGPSTFSPCPIVQWNLKSGWPIGAGHPCIGCTEKDFFDKFTPFYKELPHVKGFGIEEPVEKIGLGLIGAAAVGTAIHGGLTLFKSIPVRDSSKDNETLAAFGDAPVAGKES; from the coding sequence ATGAATTTTGGTACGAACTGGCAGGGTGAAACCCTCGCTGAGAACCTGGAACTCCGCGGTGTACCGCGTCGAGACTTCCTCAAGATGTGTGGCGGACTGGCAGGGGTGTTCGCAGTGGGGTCACCACTAGCGCAGATGCCAGAAGCTGCAGCAGAAGAAATTGCAAACAAGCTGGGCGCAGTGAAGAAGCCGAACGTCGTATGGCTCCAGCTGCAGGAATGCACTGGCTGTATGGAATCCACCATCCGCTCGGGCGGTGCCACGGTGGAACAGCTGGTACTCGAACTGCTCTCCGTTAACTACAACGACCTCGTCATGGCAGCGTCTGGCACTGGCGCCGAGAAAGCCCTGGAGGACACCAACCGGGAACCACACATCCTGGTGGTCAACGGTTCCGTACCGCTGAAAGACGACGGAATCTATTGCACCATCGGTGGTAAATCAGTCGAACAGGTGCTGAAGGAAGCCGCCGAAAACGCCACTGTCGTGCTCGCCGTCGGCGCATGCGCCGTCTACGGCTCCGTCCAGGCAGCCAAGCCCAACCCAACCGGCGCTGTAGGCGTAGACGAGATCATCAAGGACAAACCCGTTATCAACGTCTCCGGGTGCCCACCAATCGGCGAAGTGATCACCGCGTCACTGACCTACATTCTTACCCACGGCGAAGCCCCAGAGGTCGACGCCGAAGGCCGACCACTGTTCGCCTACGACCAGCGCATCCACGATTCCTGCCCGCGCCGTGCCCACTTCGACGCTGGCCAGTTCGTCTGCGCCTTCGACGACGAAGGCGCCCGGAATGGCTGGTGCCTCTACGAAGTCGGCTGCAAGGGCCCATCCACCTTCAGCCCCTGCCCCATCGTGCAGTGGAACTTGAAGTCTGGCTGGCCAATCGGCGCAGGACACCCCTGCATCGGTTGCACGGAGAAGGACTTCTTTGACAAGTTCACGCCGTTCTACAAAGAACTGCCACATGTTAAGGGCTTTGGCATTGAGGAACCAGTGGAGAAGATCGGCCTGGGCCTTATCGGCGCTGCTGCCGTCGGTACCGCTATCCACGGTGGCCTGACCCTGTTCAAGTCCATCCCCGTTCGTGATTCCTCCAAGGACAACGAGACTCTTGCTGCATTTGGCGACGCCCCAGTCGCAGGAAAGGAAAGCTAA
- the hypB gene encoding hydrogenase nickel incorporation protein HypB has translation MGRFHRHDDGTVHSHDHDHEHHTHDHDHGGHVHLDDIDPATNEHGDHSGYDTGRERIAVLEDIFAENDHRAAHNREAFDEHGVHCINLMSAPGSGKTSVLQKTLAHLQGKVRVGIIEGDIETSIDSDRLEGYGAQISLLNTGNGFGGECHLDAPMVAKALQGLDLSKLDLVLIENVGNLVCPAEFEVGEHRKAMVYSVTEGEDKPLKYPVMFRSVQAVVINKVDLMPYLDFDMDLFKANLEQVNPGVEVFEVSAKTGAGLDEWFEWVLAPKG, from the coding sequence ATGGGGCGTTTCCACCGCCACGACGACGGCACCGTACACAGCCACGACCACGACCATGAGCACCACACGCACGACCACGACCACGGTGGCCACGTGCACCTCGACGACATCGACCCAGCAACCAACGAACACGGCGACCACTCCGGATACGACACCGGCCGGGAACGCATCGCGGTGCTGGAAGACATCTTTGCAGAAAATGATCACCGGGCGGCGCACAATCGTGAGGCCTTTGACGAACACGGGGTGCACTGCATCAACCTGATGAGCGCGCCGGGGTCGGGCAAGACATCAGTGCTGCAAAAGACCCTCGCTCACCTGCAGGGTAAGGTGCGCGTGGGAATCATTGAGGGAGATATCGAGACCTCTATCGACTCCGATCGTCTGGAAGGGTACGGGGCCCAGATTTCCCTGCTGAATACCGGTAACGGCTTCGGGGGCGAATGCCACCTGGATGCCCCGATGGTGGCGAAGGCGCTCCAGGGGCTCGACCTGTCCAAACTGGATCTGGTGCTGATCGAAAACGTCGGTAACCTGGTGTGTCCTGCGGAGTTCGAGGTGGGTGAGCATCGCAAGGCGATGGTTTACTCCGTGACCGAGGGGGAGGACAAGCCGCTGAAATACCCGGTGATGTTCCGCTCAGTCCAGGCGGTGGTGATCAACAAGGTTGACCTGATGCCATACCTGGACTTTGACATGGATCTGTTTAAAGCAAACCTGGAACAGGTCAATCCAGGCGTCGAAGTGTTTGAAGTGTCCGCGAAAACGGGCGCGGGGTTGGATGAGTGGTTCGAGTGGGTGTTGGCCCCGAAAGGGTGA
- a CDS encoding hydrogenase maturation nickel metallochaperone HypA encodes MHEVALSTQLARAVTRAAGDAKVLQVRLSIGALRQVVPETLDYAWGFVVKDTPLADAELDIHWVPLQITCSAGHVSEPQELDFTCPICGETAAVTGGNEFTIIDIEVIRS; translated from the coding sequence ATGCATGAAGTTGCACTGAGCACTCAACTCGCCCGCGCTGTTACCCGCGCCGCCGGCGACGCGAAGGTGCTGCAGGTACGGCTCAGTATCGGTGCGTTGCGGCAGGTCGTCCCGGAAACTCTCGACTATGCCTGGGGCTTCGTCGTCAAAGACACGCCGCTTGCCGACGCCGAACTCGACATACACTGGGTGCCACTACAGATCACATGCAGCGCAGGCCACGTGTCTGAGCCGCAAGAACTCGACTTTACCTGCCCAATATGTGGAGAAACCGCTGCCGTGACCGGTGGCAACGAGTTCACCATTATCGACATCGAAGTAATAAGGAGCTAA